GTATCAAAAAACGTGATACAAAACAAGTGTTTAAAGCGATTGCACATCAACAGGGTGTTTCCGTATCAGAAGTAAAAGAACGTATTCAGTCAACCATTGATGAAATGTATTACAGCGATGACCCAGATGTGCAAGCTGAATTTTCAAGTTATTTTGGAAAGAAACGACCTACACCAGAAGAATACGTTTATACGATGGCAACAAAAATTAAATACTGATTTTATGAAAAATCATCACTTCTTTAACCTGTACATTAACTGTGCAGGTCTTTTTTTGTCGTTTTTTATCGAATTGAATAATTTTTACCTTTCTCATCGGCTTATATATTGAGGGCAAATATAAATTTTATCTAAAATAGCGATTATTTTTTCAAATCACTTAGCAACTGCCCTGTTTTTTTCTTATATGGAGTGGAAAGAGGGATAGATACAAAACAGCACAGGGAGGAGGTGAGAACGTGAAACCATCTGACTTCCAGAAAACTGTAATGTGTCGTTTTGATAGTTGTTTAAAAAAAACTGTTTTCGGAGTTGTAAAAGATTATTACAAAGAGTTGAAAAAGAATCAAGCAGAAGCTATCCCCTTTTGTGAGCTTCCCGACATTATCATAGATAAAGTTGCTATATGGGATACATATAAAACGGATTACACGACTTTCAATATATGTGGACATGACATTTATGTATATGACGATGAGCTGGCAAAAGTCATTAAACAATTATCTGACCGTTACCGTGAAAATGTACTTATGTACTATTTCTTGGATATGAGTGATACGGAAATTGCAAAATTGCAGAATATATCCCGAAGTGGTGTATTTCAAAACCGACACTATGCATTAAAACAAATGAAAAAGTCATTAGAGGAGGAACATTAGTATTTGAAACAAAAACGTTCGTATAAGAAGCCATCATTTTATGTGATTTCATCGGCTATGGACGGCGACAAAATTTCCATTGATAAAATCTTAGATTTCTATGACCCGTATATATCAAAAAGCTGTATTCGCCCATTATATGATGAATACGGAAATGTATATATCGCTGTGGATATGGAGTTAAAAGGTCGTATCAGAGAAGCCATTATGAAAATGATATTGGAATTTGACATAAAAATCGAATAGGTAATATCTGCGGAACGCTTCATATAAGCACTTCCCTCTTTCCTGTTCCGCTTACTTCTTAGCTTGCCATTTTGTATCAGTCTATTTAACAAAACAGATTGATACAGGCTGACAAGAGCCTAATAGTTCTTTGACAACTGAATAATGCAGACAGATACGTTTGTGCTTGCAGTGAGCCATCAGAGATTGTACGCCGTGACTTTTCCAATCGGGAGATAGCGATTCATGCAATGATCTGGGAGCGACCGTTGGAAAAGTCGTTCTGCCATGACCTGCAACACAGGATAATGATACACCCGTATGACACGGTTCAGCCCACAGGAATGGGAATGGTTGAGATACCAGTGGAGCTTGCCAAAGCCATTTGTCTGCATATAAAAAGTATTAGCAAAAGTGTTAGCAACGGCAAAAAACATATCCGCAAGAGTTATTGATATGCTATAATGACCTTGTTAAGCGTATGTATTTTGCTGTTATCACACGGAAAGGAGTTATTATTACTCGTGATAAGTGATGCATCAAATACAGAAACTCCTAAAAAGGAGAAAAAGACATATACAGTAGAGGAAATTGCAGAACAATTATGTGTGAGTAAAAAAGTGGCTTACGCATTGGTTAAAAGTGGACAGTTCGCTTATGTTCGTGCTGGTAGAGCCATACGGGTATCTAAAGATTCTTTCGATAAATGGTTAAATCAAAATTAACTGTTAAGGAGAGAATATATTATGGCTTCAATCAAAAAAAGAAAATCAACATTTTCCGTTATTTACTGGTATTTAGACAATGCCGGAGAACGTAAACAGAAATGGGATACGTTAGAGACAAAGAAAGAAGCAAAGCAGAGAAAAGCATTTGTTGAGTATTATCAAGAAAAATATGGTTATGTGATTGTTCCCTTAGAGGAACAGTTTGCACGCCAGATTGATGAATCGAAAAAAAAACTTGATAGTACCGATGAAGATATTACGCTTTGTGACTTTTTAAAAATATTTGTCAATCTCTATGGTACGTCAAAATGGTCGCCTAGTACATTTAGTAGCAAAGTCGGTACTATCGAAAATTACATCAATCCACTTATCGGGGATTGGAAGTTAAATGAGATTACCACAAAGAAATTATCTGCCTACTACAACGATTTATTGAGTGTTCCAGAAGTACCCAGAGCTAACAGAAAAGCTACTGGACGTTGCGTACAACCTGCCAATATCAAGAAAATACACGACATTATACGCTGTGCATTAAATCAAGCAATCCGTTGGGAATATCTTGATACCAACAAGCGTAACCCTGCTTCATTAGCAACGCTTCCTAAAGTTCCTAAGGTAAAAAGAAAAGTATGGAGTGTAGATACATTCCGTGAAGCAATTCAGCAGTCAGACGACGATTTATTAACCATCTGTATGCATTTGGCGTTTTCCTGCTCAATGCGTATTGGAGAAATTACAGGTCTTACATGGGAAGATGTGATTATTGATGAACAATCCATTGCAACGAATAACGCAAGGGTAATCATCAATAAAGAGCTTTCCAGAGTAAATGCACAAGCTATGCAGAAATTAAAGGAAAAAGATATTATCAAGATTTTTCCGACACAGAAACCGCATTGCACAACAAGGCTTGTATTAAAAACACCAAAGACAGAAACAAGTAATCGTACCGTATGGTTGCCAAAGACGGTTGCAGAATTACTGGTGCAATATCAAAAAGACCAAAAGGAATTACAGGAATTTCTGGGAGACGCTTATAACAATTACAACCTTGTTATAGCTTTGGAAAATGGAAATCCCGTTGAAAGTAGAATTGTGAGAGACAGATTTCAAAAGTTATGCGAACAAAATGGCTATGAAAAAGTTGTTTTCCACAGTCTGCGTCATTTATCCACAGGATACAAATTGAAAATGACCAACGGCGATGTAAAATCGGTACAAGGCGATACAGGTCATGCAGAAGCAGAAATGGTTACAGACGTTTATTCAGAAATCATAGACGAAGATAGACGTTACAATGCTCAAAAGATGGACGAACAATTTTATTCCACTCTAAACCATGATTCAGAAATGCAACCACAAAATGAGGAAGTTCAGCCAGAAAACAACGGCTTATCAGACAGTGATATGGAGCTTTTACAGCTTTTAAAATCACTTACGCCGGAGATGAAAGAAATGCTTTTGAAACAATCAGCTTCAAAGTAATTTTTCAAAAGTGTTAGCAAATCTTCAAAAATCTGCTGATATTTTTTCAAAATAAAAAAAGTGTTAGCAAACTCTTCTACTCAAACAGTCATAAAAATATCGAATTACAAATTCTGAAAATCAAAAGAAATTGCAAAATATAAATTGAATATGTTCTTATCCGACAGGTTATAAGCCAAAAACAAAAGAAGCTGAAAACCTCGATAAATCAAGGCTTTCAGCGTTGTTTGCTGGCGTCCCAGACAGGAATCGAACCTGCGACGTTTCGCTTAGGAGGCGAACCCTCTATCCTACTGAGGTACTGAGACTTATTTAATTGTAATGGAGCAATTTTCAAATTTATTTCATAAATCGCTTCCGAAAGGGGATTGCTCCACCTGACCCTTAGGAGGCGAGTGCTCTATCCAGCTGAGCTATGACGACACATGCCGTAAACCCTTGATTTTACTTTACTGGGTTTCTGGGATTTTTCCCTTCGGCCATATATAAGATTATCAACTCTTTTTCGAGTTGTCAATCTACA
The sequence above is drawn from the Coprococcus comes ATCC 27758 genome and encodes:
- a CDS encoding sporulation initiation factor Spo0A C-terminal domain-containing protein; protein product: MLGIKKRDTKQVFKAIAHQQGVSVSEVKERIQSTIDEMYYSDDPDVQAEFSSYFGKKRPTPEEYVYTMATKIKY
- a CDS encoding RNA polymerase sigma factor yields the protein MKPSDFQKTVMCRFDSCLKKTVFGVVKDYYKELKKNQAEAIPFCELPDIIIDKVAIWDTYKTDYTTFNICGHDIYVYDDELAKVIKQLSDRYRENVLMYYFLDMSDTEIAKLQNISRSGVFQNRHYALKQMKKSLEEEH
- a CDS encoding helix-turn-helix domain-containing protein; its protein translation is MDGDKISIDKILDFYDPYISKSCIRPLYDEYGNVYIAVDMELKGRIREAIMKMILEFDIKIE
- a CDS encoding helix-turn-helix domain-containing protein → MISDASNTETPKKEKKTYTVEEIAEQLCVSKKVAYALVKSGQFAYVRAGRAIRVSKDSFDKWLNQN
- a CDS encoding site-specific integrase; this translates as MASIKKRKSTFSVIYWYLDNAGERKQKWDTLETKKEAKQRKAFVEYYQEKYGYVIVPLEEQFARQIDESKKKLDSTDEDITLCDFLKIFVNLYGTSKWSPSTFSSKVGTIENYINPLIGDWKLNEITTKKLSAYYNDLLSVPEVPRANRKATGRCVQPANIKKIHDIIRCALNQAIRWEYLDTNKRNPASLATLPKVPKVKRKVWSVDTFREAIQQSDDDLLTICMHLAFSCSMRIGEITGLTWEDVIIDEQSIATNNARVIINKELSRVNAQAMQKLKEKDIIKIFPTQKPHCTTRLVLKTPKTETSNRTVWLPKTVAELLVQYQKDQKELQEFLGDAYNNYNLVIALENGNPVESRIVRDRFQKLCEQNGYEKVVFHSLRHLSTGYKLKMTNGDVKSVQGDTGHAEAEMVTDVYSEIIDEDRRYNAQKMDEQFYSTLNHDSEMQPQNEEVQPENNGLSDSDMELLQLLKSLTPEMKEMLLKQSASK